One window of Aspergillus oryzae RIB40 DNA, chromosome 3 genomic DNA carries:
- a CDS encoding uncharacterized protein (predicted protein) yields the protein MAADTEPVEEEAAPAPKAKRQRIIKKGIAKVIKKDSYEGQINRSSEDTVKSEPSSSMAETKGSIKSEDSSVKGEDVSIKEEMRSIKQEPEDIYDDCKTEDESPMTNEELDAQLNAMYEAAHPGIKAEAEGDA from the exons ATGGCTGCCGACACGGAACccgtggaagaagaagcagcgcCAGCCCCCAAAGCGAAGCGCCAGCGTATCATTAAGAAGGGCATCGCAAAGGTGATCAAGAAAGACTCGTATGA AGGCCAAATCAATCGCAGCAGCGAAGACACCGTTAAGTCTGAGCCCAGTTCCTCCATGGCTGAAACCAAGGGTAGCATCAAATCAGAGGATAGTTCCgtgaaaggagaagatgtttcgatcaaggaggagatgCGAAGCATTAAGCAGGAACCGGAGGATATCTACGACGACTGTAAGACCGAGGATGAGTCCCCCATGACTAATGAGGAGCTCGATGCTCAGCTCAACGCTATGTACGAGGCCGCTCATCCTGGTATcaaggctgaggctgagggtGATGCTTAG
- a CDS encoding tyrosine--tRNA ligase MSY1 (Tyrosyl-tRNA synthetase) — translation MYAGVDPTAPSLHVGHMLPFMVLAWGYVWGLPVTWVLGGATSRVGDPTGRLKGREQVHSSVRKANMASMHMQLKKLGASIEQYGKRHGYEKKWAWKRSLVNNNTWWNKVPFIEVLRDLGAHMRLGPMLGRETVKNRLSKGDGMSFSEFSYPLLQAWDWWVLFKKGVQVQVGGTDQYGNILFGMDSVKAISKNTAMEQERDPLENDIDNPIGLTTPLLTAPNGEKFGKSAGNAIWLDKDMTSTFELYQFFVRTPDDVVERYLKMFTFLPLPEIAKLMEEQNKDPSKRVAQHALAAEFVELIHGKQEADAVALQHRQLFRSRSSTAEPTPLQKNSSPPAGHAQSPTSGFVNPQSGNQYAPQTNFSNMPSIQVTLPESLVYGQNFHKILWSAGLVSSKGEGHRIVTNKGAYVGSRPGDSGPMSDDLAFTPILTWPAEKTKDFIVDGNILFLKLGKWKFKTVKIVSDEEFKRLGLSAPGWEPEESAPQPATDN, via the exons ATGTATGCGGGAGTAGACCCTACCGCTCCTTCTTTACACGTCGGCCACATGTTACCGTTCATGGTTTTGGCTTGGGGTTATGTATGGGGCTTGCCGGTGACATGGGTG CTTGGTGGCGCCACATCCCGCGTCGGTGACCCAACAGGACGTctgaaaggaagagaacaagTCCACAGCTCGGTGCGAAAAGCGAACATGGCCAGCATGCACAtgcagttgaagaagctgggtGCGAGCATTGAACAGTACGGCAAGAGACATGGATACGAGAAGAAATGGGCTTGGAAGCGTTCTTTGGTAAACAACAACACATGGTGGAACAAGGTGCCATTCATTGAAGTTCTTCGGGACCTAGGCGCTCACATGCGGCTTGGCCCTATGCTGGGCAGGGAGAC TGTCAAGAACCGGCTGTCGAAAGGCGATGGCATGTCATTCTCAGAGTTCTCTTATCCCCTGTTGCAGGCATGGGATTGGTGGGTTCTCTTCAAGAAGGGCGTTCAGGTCCAAGTGGGAGGTACCGATCAGTATGGAAACATTCTCTTTGGTATGGACTCCGTGAAGGCCATTAGTAAGAACACGGCCATGGAGCAGGAAAGAGATCCTTTGGAAAATGATATAGACAACCCTATTGGGCTTACAACACCACTGCTGACGGCACCAAATGGTGAAAAGTTTGGAAAGTCTGCTGGCAACGCTATCTGGCTTGACAAGGATATGACCTCTACGTTCGAGCTGTATCAG TTTTTTGTTCGGACTCCGGATGATGTTGTCGAGCGCTACCTTAAAATGTTTACCTTTCTTCCCCTACCTGAGATTGCCAAGCTCATGGAAGAGCAAAACAAAGACCCATCCAAACGGGTTGCTCAGCACGCTCTGGCTGCAGAGTTCGTGGAGCTAATCCACGGCAAACAAGAGGCGGATGCAGTTGCTCTCCAACATCGTCAATTGTTCCGCTCACGGTCGTCTACAGCTGAGCCTACTCCCCTGCAGAAAAACTCCAGTCCACCTGCCGGCCACGCCCAGTCACCAACATCGGGTTTCGTAAATCCTCAGTCAGGAAACCAGTATGCTCCTCAAACTAATTTTTCGAACATGCCAAGCATCCAGGTTACCCTCCCCGAGTCTCTAGTTTATGGCCAAAACTTCCACAAGATCCTGTGGTCTGCTGGCCTGGTTTCTTCTAAAGGTGAAGGCCATCGCATCGTTACGAACAAAGGGGCTTACGTAGGAAGCCGGCCGGGAGACTCAGGCCCAATGTCGGACGACTTGGCCTTTACACCCATTTTAACATGGCCAGCGGAGAAGACCAAAGACTTCATTGTCGATGGTAATATCCTATTCCTCAAGTTGGGCAAGTGGAAGTTCAAGACAGTGAAGATCGTCAGCGACGAGGAGTTCAAACGGCTCGGACTCAGTGCCCCTGGTTGGGAACCGGAGGAAAGCGCTCCTCAGCCCGCTACAGATAACTGA
- a CDS encoding aspartate--tRNA ligase MSD1 (Aspartyl-tRNA synthetase, mitochondrial) translates to MQKPSILEMLRKVLPLSSFDLFGELSPFLLRLFRPPTLSSRHSPRTSAIPGSFTHNLLVRVEHRQINHAVEFPAATYDFESFLSQATPDEEVVLHGYLGVRKDLSKKLAFVRLTDPTMRHSIQLVSLAKNGALEKLKAVRANSPVAVRGKVKAKQAKGSEMEKTDPWEIQVDDIRTLNDFPSDIIMKSDTVFPPKQRFLQLRSDSELRDALRFRAQVHNVCKEELEQCRPPFVEIETPLLFKSTPEGAREFLVPTRKRGLAYALPQSPQQYKQILMASGIPRYFQFARCFRDEDLRADRQPEFTQLDMEMSFATGEDVMRTVEGIIRRLWSTLMKDPAPSGPFQRMSYQDAMSRYGSDKPDTRFGMEISRIEHLLPVDLVSKITPLTLPIVEVFKLENNENDPAAMSEFISQFLDSPAGVPFNNNPEGGPGIFVYDAKKPLCGLQPFGFEAAEYLEELLELDHGDLIVIQAREKAPFSGGSTPIGDLRRALHSAAVSSGFKPAPTGFDFRWIVDFPLFSPSSDSEPGQGGAAGISSTHHPFTAPKTAADVDLLLTDPTKVVADHYDLVVNGVELGGGSRRIHDATVQEFILRDILQMPAERLADFSHLLEALRAGCPPHAGLALGFDRLVAVMLGKESVRDVIAFPKIGKVGEDPMVKAPSVMTEEALETYHLQLKE, encoded by the exons ATGCAAAAGCCCTCTATCCTCGAGATGCTGCGCAAAGTTCTTCCGCTTTCCAGCTTTGATCTCTTCGGCGAACTCagcccattccttctccgcctcttTCGTCCTCC AACCCTGTCATCAAGGCACAGTCCAAGGACAAGTGCCATTCCAGGGTCATTCACACACAACTTGCTCGTGAGAGTAGAACACCGCCAA ATTAACCATGCAGTTGAATTTCCTGCTGCTACATATGACTTTGAATCATTTCTCTCTCAGGCTACCCCAGATGAAGAAGTGGTACTCCATGGCTATCTCGGAGTACGTAAAGATCTATCCAAGAAGCTTGCCTTTGTGCGCTTAACAGACCCAACGATGAGGCATAGCATCCAGCTAGTCTCGCTAGCCAAGAACGGTGCTTTAGAAAAGCTCAAAGCTGTGCGTGCAAACAGTCCCGTTGCTGTTCGAGGAAAGGTCAAGGCGAAGCAGGCGAAAGGCTccgagatggagaagaccgATCCCTGGGAAATTCAAGTTGATGATATTCGAACACTAAATGATTTTCCAAGTGATATCATAATGAAGTCCGACACTGTTTTCCCCCCCAAGCAGCGATTCCTGCAGTTGCGTTCGGACAGTGAGTTGCGTGATGCACTGCGATTCCGCGCTCAAGTGCACAATGTCTGcaaagaagagctggaacAATGTCGACCACCGTTCGTGGAAATCGAAACGCCTCTTCTGTTCAAGTCGACACCCGAAGGTGCTCGTGAATTCCTTGTGCCAACCAGAAAGCGCGGCTTGGCATATGCTTTGCCTCAGAGTCCGCAACAGTATAAGCAGATTTTGATGGCGAGCGGGATACCAAGATATTTCCAGTTCGCGCGGTGTTTCCGCGATGAAGACCTTCGTGCAGACAGACAGCCGGAATTTACTCAG CTCGATATGGAAATGTCTTTTGCCACTGGGGAGGACGTTATGCGGACCGTAGAAGGGATCATACGCAGACTGTGGtcaactttgatgaaagaCCCCGCGCCATCGGGCCCATTCCAAAGAATGTCCTACCAGGACGCCATGAGTCGCTATGGCTCCGACAAGCCCGATACTCGGTTCGGAATGGAGATCTCGCGAATTGAGCACCTTCTTCCGGTGGACCTTGTCAGCAAGATTACACCCCTGACCCTTCCTATAGTTGAGGTTTTCAAGCTCGAAAACAACGAGAATGACCCCGCCGCTATGTCCGAATTCATCTCTCAATTCCTTGACTCTCCAGCCGGAGTGCCgttcaacaacaacccagAAGGTGGCCCAGGCATTTTCGTGTACGACGCAAAGAAGCCCTTATGCGGTTTGCAACCGTTTGGCTTCGAGGCCGCCGAGTACTTAGAAGAACTACTCGAGCTCGACCACGGCGACCTCATCGTAATTCAAGCCCGTGAAAAAGCGCCTTTCTCCGGCGGCTCGACTCCAATTGGTGACCTCCGTCGCGCCCTCCACTCCGCAGCTGTCTCATCTGGATTCAAGCCTGCCCCTACCGGCTTCGACTTCCGCTGGATAGTCGatttccccctcttctctccctccagCGACTCCGAGCCCGGCCAGGGAGGCGCGGCCGGAATCTCATCCACGCACCACCCTTTCACGGCCCCCAAGACTGCCGCCGACGTCGACCTCCTCCTAACAGACCCCACAAAGGTCGTCGCCGACCACTATGACCTCGTCGTCAACGGCGTCGAACTCGGCGGTGGCAGTCGCCGTATCCACGACGCTACGGTCCAGGAGTTCATCCTCCGAGATATCCTCCAGATGCCCGCCGAGCGGTTAGCGGACTTTTCCCACCTGCTAGAAGCTCTGCGAGCCGGGTGCCCACCGCACGCTGGTTTGGCGCTGGGGTTCGACCGTCTTGTCGCTGTGATGCTGGGTAAGGAATCTGTG
- a CDS encoding uncharacterized protein (predicted protein), whose product MFKVVDRKLAGCQRELIGAKTVAGHVPRIIRIPSSFSNATSCNSPPSMQLSTMRPQILLHPQLRTLLPRGVRRDLNSTIFYRLKTTQTPFRLSKNESPALKPKENNATAARSSPQSATTHAKTAIRRGTLSVITCNWNIGPDGKTIFLGMLRITTIFLFGVSVLVVAPAFASDEFPWYLAPAVVVGGALPMLFVSYTSAPFVNFVHLALPAFARRSKEHTVQYAKNLPPTATLYINTMKFTTIPRQTEVRLGDLVPDKAIFRPVSFRNKNPAPLPWWAGKTLRQFYAAEKSQPGRESTTFYPELWEHVYKQIQKNPSPKK is encoded by the exons ATGTTTAAAGTTGTTGACAGAAAGCTGGCCGGTTGTCAACGAGAGCTGATCGGCGCCAAGACCGTCGCGGGTCACGTTCCGAGGATCATCCGCATTCCGTCATCTTTTTCGAATGCGACAAGCTGCAACTCGCCTCCCTCAATGCAATTGTCCACTATGAGGCCTCAAATCTTATTGCATCCGCAATTGCGCACGCTGCTCCCCCGTGGTGTGCGGAGGGATCTTAACAGCACGATCTTCTATCGCCTGAAGACGACTCAAACGCCGTTTCGACTCTCCAAAAATGAATCCCCGGCTCTGAAACCAAAGGAAAACAATGCGACAGCTGCCCGGAGCTCACCACAGTCGGCCACGACACATGCAAAGACCGCTATTCGACGAGGTACGCTTTCTGTGATAACTTGCAATTGGAACATTGGTCCTGACG GCAAGACAATCTTTCTGGGGATGTTGCGCATCACAACCATCTTCCTTTTTGGTGTTTCTGTCCTGGTTGTCGCACCGGCATTTGCATCCGATGAGTTTCCATGGTATCTAGCACCCGCTG TTGTTGTTGGCGGAGCTCTCCCGATGCTTTTCGTTTCTTATACCTCTGCTCCATTCGTGAATTTCGTACACCTCGCTCTTCCTGCTTTTGCTCGGCGTTCAAAGGAACATACGGTTCAATATGCGAAGAATTTGCCTCCTACAGCTACATTATACATCAACACTATGAAGTTCACGACTATTCCTCGACAGACCGAGGTGCGACTGGGGGACTTGGTTCCTGACAAAGCCATTTTCCGTCCCGTGAGCTTTCGCAATAAAAACCCTGCCCCTTTGCCCTGGTGGGCAGGAAAGACTCTACGGCAATTCTACGCGGCAGAGAAGAGTCAGCCTGGCAGAGAGTCAACGACATTCTATCCCGAATTGTGGGAACATGTATACAAACAGATCCAAAAGAACCCGTCACCAAAGAAATGA
- a CDS encoding uncharacterized protein (sterol reductase/lamin B receptor), which produces MPSHTESKYEFGGPLGAAAITVGLPILLYVFAFTCNDVTGCPVPSLLSPRTLSWGRLKSEIGRPLGGIWGLYSWEVTGVVLAYYLLSMFLWKILPAQEVRGTKLVQHDRPLTYRFNSFSSSVVQLAACAIGTYLKGADFVVWTYIADNYVQLLTANILISYALSAFVYVRSFSVDTNYPNKELRELAAGGNTGNSVYDFYIGRELNPRVSLPIFGEFDIKTWCEMRPGLTGWILLNLAFIAKQYRTYGFISDSILFTASVQAFYVLDGQYNESGILTMIDITTDGFGFMLSFGDLVWVPFLYSTQCRYLAVYPLHLGWTGIAAVSAVFALGLYIFRAANTQKNVFRTQPSDPSVANMPYIQTKRGTRLLTAGWWGMSRHINYFGDWLQSMPFSLPTGLAGYTIMSAGSAAALSTDFKMLDGREVVQGEAKGWGAIFTYFYVLYFAILLMHRERRDDAMCAKKYGEDWEEYRRIVKWRILPWVY; this is translated from the exons ATGCCCTCTCATACTGAATCAAAGTATGAGTTTGGTGGACC TTTGGGTGCTGCTGCCATCACCGTGGGCCTCCCCATTCTGCTCTATGTCTTTGCCTTTACATGCAACGATGTAACTGGCTGTCCAGTACCATCACTACTAAGCCCTCGTACCCTGAGCTGGGGGAGGCTAAAATCCGAGATTGGACGGCCTCTTGGGGGCATCTGGGGTCTTTACAGTTGGGAGGTGACGGGGGTGGTGCTTGCATATTACCTCCTCAGCATGTTCCTCTGGAAGATTCTCCCTGCACAAGAAGTGCGTGGCACAAAGTTGGTTCAACACGATCGGCCGTTGACATACCGCTTTAACT CTTTCTCGTCTAGCGTTGTTCAGCTAGCTGCATGCGCCATTGGAACATATCTCAAGGGTGCAGACTTTGTTGTCTGGACGTACATCGCGGACAATTATGTGCAGCTATTGACCGCCAACATTCTGATATCATACGCCCTTTCCGCGTTTGTATACGTACGCAGCTTCAGCGTGGACACCAATTATCCAAACAAGGAGCTTCGTGAGTTAGCTGCTGGTGGAAACACTGGTAATTCTGTATACGATTTTTATATCGGTCGTGAGCTGAACCCTCGTGTGTCTCTCCCAATCTTCGGCGAATTTGACATCAAAACCTGGTGCGAGATGCGCCCCGGCCTGACTGGGTGGATATTGCTCAACTTAGCATTTATTGCCAAGCAATACCGCACCTATGGCTTCATCTCCGATAGTATCCTCTTCACTGCTTCCGTACAAGCATTCTACGTTCTTGACGGACAGTATAACGAATCCGGCATTCTTACCATGATTGACATTACCACGGATGGCTTTGGGTTCATGTTGTCTTTCGGAGATCTTGTTTGGGTACCATTTCTCTACTCAACCCAGTGCCGATACCTCGCAGTCTACCCCTTGCACCTCGGATGGACCGGTATCGCCGCCGTAAGTGCAGTCTTCGCACTCGGCCTGTACATTTTCCGCGCTGCCAACACGCAGAAGAACGTTTTCCGCACGCAGCCTAGTGATCCAAGTGTGGCAAACATGCCGTACATTCAAACCAAACGAGGAACAAGACTGCTGACGGCAGGATGGTGGGGCATGTCTCGCCATATCAATTACTTTGGGGACTGGCTGCAATCCATGCCCTTTAGTTTGCCGACAGGACTGGCAGGCTATACTATCATGTCTGCTGGCAGTGCCGCAGCCTTATCAACGGACTTCAAGATGCTTGATGGGCGGGAGGTTGTTCAGGGTGAGGCCAAGGGCTGGGGGGCCATTTTCACGTACTTTTATGTGCTCTACTTTGCCATCCTCTTGATGCATCGTGAACGGAGAGATGATGCTATGTGTGCGAAGAAATACGGAGAAGACTGGGAGGAATACAGGAGGATTGTGAAGTGGAGAATTCTGCCTTGGGTCTACTAG
- a CDS encoding mismatch repair ATPase MSH6 (mismatch repair ATPase MSH6 (MutS family)), giving the protein MAKGPPASSSPAATPPSGVLKRTTSSTQNMKNQKSILGFFQKSSPSTPSTARNAEPASSPAQRVSEQRGAARGSVKSDKKKSLPQLSDLSPVPSSDLVEPEEDEGHIQATSNDAKTDSPSRRPKKQVNYFESDSEGEDDDEKIFRPGRKSSKISKRRKLSPESDDEFEQGGDDAGYSDEDMDDFIVADDSDEDVKTSKKRKRPTQPKPKSSSVPPVPSFEEDMDLNIPDASSGSAMKWTYDPDSAEPRQNRTAPAKSKSPSGKKLKAHVTEPEQRYAWLANIRDIDGHSPGHPDYDPRTLYIPPLAWAKFSPFEKQYWEIKQKFWDTVVFFKKGKFYELYENDATIGHQLFDLKLTDRVNMRMVGVPEMSLDHWANQFVAKGFKIARVDQIESALGKEMRERDGKKGGKEDKVIRRELSSVLTAGTLVEGSMLQDDMSTYCVAIKEAIIEDFPAFGLAFVDTATGQFFLSEFVDDADMTKFETFVAQTRPQELLLEKSTVSQKALRILKNNTGPTTIWNHLKPGKEFWEADITVKEMDVSEYFVSEDDDNLKAWPEALRAARDKELVMSAFGALVQYLRLLKLDRDLITIGNFSSYDPIKKASSLVLDGQTLINMEIFANSFDGGSDGTLFQLLNRCITPFGKRMFKQWVCHPLIDAKKINARLDAVDALNADPNIRDQFSSQLTKMPDLERLISRIHAANCKAQDFLRVLEGFEQIEYTVSLLKDSGSGEGVIGQLISAMPDLNELLEYWKTAFDRTKARENGILVPKSGVEEDFDNSQEYIEELHNELDSLLKRVRRELGSTAICYRDNGKEIYQLEVPIKVKNIPKNWDQMSATKQVKRYYFPELRTIIRKLQEAQETHSQIVKEVAGRFYARFDEHYITWLAAVKIISQLDCLISLAKASSSLGQPSCRPVFVEDERSVLEFEELRHPCLLSSVEDFIPNDIKLGGDRANIDLLTGANAAGKSTVLRMTCVAVIMAQIGCYLPCQSARLTPVDRIMSRLGANDNIFAAQSTFFVELSETKKILSEATPRSLVILDELGRGTSSYDGVAVAQAVLHHVATHIGALGFFATHYHSLAAEFEGHPEITPKRMKIHVDDEERRVTFLYKLEDGVAEGSFGMHCAAMCGISSKVIERAEVAAKQWEHTSRLKESLERRKGGGFIGLGWWSDVAWALRESSDVNEHEVTDRGLDVLLKAIEAL; this is encoded by the exons ATGGCAAAAGGACCGCCCGCATCCTCTTCCCCGGCCGCAACGCCTCCCTCCGGAGTGCTGAAACGAACTACTTCTAGCACTCAGAACatgaagaaccagaagtCAATTCTAGGTTTCTTTCAGAAGTCATCACCATCCACTCCATCTACTGCTCGCAATGCTGAACCAGCTTCGTCGCCTGCTCAGAGAGTATCGGAGCAGCGCGGGGCTGCCAGAGGGTCCGTGAAGagcgacaagaagaagagtctCCCACAGCTCTCGGACCTTAGCCCGGTACCAAGTAGTGATCTAGTTGAGCctgaggaggatgagggccATATTCAG GCGACTTCTAATGACGCAAAGACCGATTCCCCATCTCGACGG CCTAAAAAGCAGGTCAACTACTTCGAGTCCGATTCAGAAggcgaggatgacgacgaaaAGATATTCCGCCCAGGCCGGAAAAGTAGCAAAATATCTAAGCGAAGAAAGTTATCTCCCGAGAGCGATGATGAATTTGAACaaggtggagatgatgccGGCTACTCGGACGAAG ATATGGATGATTTTATCGTTGCGGATGACTCAGATGAGGACGTAAAGACTtcgaagaagcgcaagaggCCAACTCAACCGAAGCCCAAGTCGTCGTCTGTACCGCCAGTCCCATCCtttgaggaggatatggatttGAACATTCCTGATGCATCTTCTGGCTCCGCGATGAAATGGACGTATGATCCGGATAGTGCCGAGCCTCGTCAGAATCGAACAGCCCCTGCGAAGTCGAAGAGCCCATCTGGTAAGAAACTGAAAGCTCACGTTACAGAACCAGAGCAACGCTATGCCTGGCTGGCAAACATTCGGGATATAGATGGCCATTCCCCGGGCCACCCTGACTACGACCCTCGTACCCTTTATATTCCTCCACTGGCTTGGGCTAAATTTTCACCCTTCGAAAAACAGTACTGGGAGATCAAGCAGAAGTTTTGGGACACGGTCGTATTTTTTAAGAAGGGAAAGTTTTATGAGCTTTATGAAAATGACGCCACCATTGGACACCAGTTATTCGACCTCAAACTTACCGATCGCGTGAACATGCGTATGGTGGGTGTTCCTGAAATGAGCTTGGATCACTGGGCAAATCAGTTTGTCGCCAAGGGATTCAAGATTGCTCGCGTCGACCAAATAGAGTCCGCCCTCGGCAAGGAAATGCGCgaaagagatggaaagaaagggggcaaagaagacaaggTCATCAGGAGAGAGCTGTCTTCTGTCCTTACTGCTGGAACGCTGGTTGAGGGTTCGATGCTGCAGGATGACATGTCTACTTACTGCGTAGCTATCAAAGAAGCCATCATAGAGGATTTCCCTGCGTTTGGGCTAGCTTTCGTTGACACAGCGACGGGACAATTCTTCTTGTCGGAGTTTgtcgatgatgccgacatgACAAAGTTTGAAACATTCGTGGCTCAGACTCGCCCGCAAGAACTACTTCTCGAAAAGTCCACAGTTTCACAGAAGGCACTCCGAATTTTGAAGAATAATACAGGCCCCACTACCATTTGGAACCACTTGAAGCCAGGGAAAGAGTTCTGGGAAGCGGACATTACGgtgaaagaaatggatgtCAGCGAGTATTTTGTTTCTGAGGACGATGACAACCTGAAGGCGTGGCCGGAAGCTCTTCGAGCGGCTCGCGATAAAGAACTAGTGATGTCAGCCTTTGGGGCGTTGGTACAATATCTCCGGCTCTTGAAACTTGACCGTGACTTGATCACAATCGGTAACTTCTCCTCGTACGATCCAATCAAGAAGGCTTCTAGCCTAGTGTTGGATGGCCAGACCCTTATCAACATGGAAATCTTTGCAAATTCATTTGATGGAGGCTCTGATGGGACACTATTCCAGCTTTTGAATCGCTGCATCACACCATTCGGCAAGCGCATGTTCAAGCAGTGGGTTTGCCACCCGCTGATAGATGCGAAGAAAATCAATGCCAGAttggatgctgttgatgccCTTAACGCGGATCCTAACATTCGGGATCAGTTTTCTTCACAATTGACCAAGATGCCTGATTTGGAAAGACTGATTTCCCGTATTCATGCTGCTAATTGCAAAGCCCAGGACTTCCTGCGTGTGCTGGAGGGCTTCGAGCAAATTGAATACACCGTGAGTCTTCTTAAGGACAGTGGTTCTGGAGAAGGCGTTATTGGTCAGTTGATAAGTGCGATGCCGGACCTGAATGAGTTGCTTGAATACTGGAAAACAGCATTTGACCGCACCAAAGCAAGGGAGAATGGCATTCTAGTACCTAAATcaggcgttgaagaagacttcGACAACTCCCAAGAGTACATCGAAGAACTCCACAACGAGCTTGATAGTCTTCTGAAGCGGGTTCGTCGTGAGTTAGGCTCTACTGCCATTTGCTACCGTGACAACGGCAAGGAGATCTACCAGTTGGAGGTGCCGATCAAGGTAAAGAACATTCCCAAGAACTGGGACCAGATGTCAGCAACTAAACAAGTGAAACGGTATTATTTCCCTGAACTTCGGACGATCATCCGTAAATTGCAGGAAGCCCAAGAGACACATAGTCAGATTGTGAAAGAAGTCGCTGGCCGATTCTATGCCCGGTTTGACGAACATTATATAACATGGCTGGCAGCAGTCAAGATTATCTCGCAGCTGGACTGCTTGATAAGTCTTGCAAAggcttcctcatctttgGGACAACCAAGTTGCCGCCCTGTCtttgttgaggatgagcgAAGTGTACTCGAATTCGAGGAGCTACGCCATCCGTGCCTCCTCTCCTCTGTGGAAGACTTCATACCGAATGACATCAAATTGGGGGGTGACCGTGCTAACATTGATCTTCTCACTGGTGCTAATGCTGCCGGAAAATCCACTGTCCTTCGAATG ACGTGTGTCGCCGTGATCATGGCTCAGATCGGTTGCTACTTGCCTTGCCAATCTGCGCGATTGACCCCCGTGGACCGCATCATGTCCCGTTTAGGCGCAAATGACAATATCTTCGCCGCTCAGTCAACGTTCTTCGTAGAGCTTTCcgaaaccaagaagatcctctcCGAAGCTACTCCCCGATCTTTGGTTATCCTCGATGAATTGGGTCGTGGAACCAGCTCATACGACGGAGTGGCCGTGGCCCAAGCCGTACTGCACCATGTTGCTACGCACATTGGAGCCTTGGGATTCTTCGCGACCCACTACCACTCCCTGGCGGCTGAGTTTGAAGGACACCCTGAGATCACACCGAAACGCATGAAGATCCATGTAGACGATGAGGAGCGACGTGTTACGTTCCTGTATAAACTGGAAGACGGTGTTGCCGAAGGTAGTTTCGGCATGCACTGTGCCGCCATGTGTGGTATTTCCAGCAAGGTCATCGAGAGAGCGGAGGTCGCCGCAAAGCAATGGGAACACACTAGTCGTCTCAAAGAGAGTCTTGAACGCCGAAAAGGTGGTGGTTTCattgggttgggttggtggagcGATGTCGCCTGGGCCCTTCGAGAGTCCTCTGACGTCAATGAGCACGAAGTCACCGATAGAGGTCTGGACGTACTTCTTAAGGCTATTGAAGCTCTGTGA